A genomic region of Fodinisporobacter ferrooxydans contains the following coding sequences:
- a CDS encoding metallophosphoesterase, whose amino-acid sequence MDTMFGLLISGILACVVCFGIYSSIIERFWFRIQHVRIPIVRLPKPFSQFRIVLISDIHMGFFFSQKHFRSVVEEINKLHPDMICFAGDLLDSDSCVASMGSTIPLLRKLAAPYGKFAILGNHDYRAGIQHVVSGLEKGGFRVLINEHTVIQKDAEVMFIVGLDDILKGKPNPEQAFEGIPEDACTLLLVHEPDFADVSKKLPIQLQLSGHSHGGQVRIPFIGPIVTTKFGRKYVSNLYHFDSFKLYTSRGIGTTGLPVRFCCRPEITVITLEQNSEIVTYIK is encoded by the coding sequence ATGGACACAATGTTTGGGCTCTTAATTTCAGGTATTCTGGCTTGTGTTGTATGTTTTGGAATATACTCGTCCATCATTGAACGGTTTTGGTTTCGTATCCAACATGTGCGGATTCCTATCGTTCGATTGCCTAAGCCATTTTCCCAGTTTCGTATTGTGCTGATCAGTGATATTCATATGGGATTCTTTTTTTCCCAAAAACATTTCAGATCTGTCGTGGAGGAAATAAACAAACTCCATCCGGACATGATTTGCTTTGCCGGAGATCTTCTTGATTCTGATTCTTGTGTTGCATCGATGGGATCGACGATTCCATTATTAAGAAAACTCGCGGCTCCATATGGAAAGTTTGCAATTTTAGGAAATCATGATTATCGGGCCGGTATCCAACATGTTGTCAGCGGTTTGGAAAAAGGCGGTTTTCGTGTCCTGATCAATGAACATACAGTTATACAGAAAGATGCGGAGGTTATGTTTATAGTAGGTCTCGACGACATTTTGAAAGGAAAGCCGAATCCGGAACAGGCGTTTGAGGGGATACCGGAAGATGCATGCACGTTGTTGCTTGTTCATGAACCGGATTTCGCGGATGTATCGAAAAAACTTCCAATCCAACTGCAGCTTTCGGGTCACAGTCATGGCGGGCAAGTACGTATCCCATTCATTGGACCAATTGTTACAACTAAGTTTGGAAGAAAGTACGTATCGAATTTATATCATTTCGATTCATTCAAACTTTATACCAGCAGAGGGATAGGGACAACCGGGTTACCCGTAAGATTTTGCTGCAGACCCGAAATTACAGTCATTACACTTGAACAAAATTCTGAGATCGTCACATATATAAAATAG
- a CDS encoding ABC transporter ATP-binding protein: MNQCVHIKGICKHYGKVEALRQIDLSIMDGEFVALLGPSGCGKTTLLRLIAGFDQPNDGEIWLHGERVATKFSIKPPEFRQIGMVFQSFALWPHMNVYENVVFPLHYQPNVLEEYKRNIRKRVQEILELVGLGGFEKRFPSQLSGGQRQRVAVARAIVFNPALLLMDEPLSSLDAELRIQMRKEIQDIHRNLGTAIIYVTHDQSEALAMANRVVVMKEGAIEQVGSPNEIYFSPKTPFVAKFVGQSNFLKGEWLDSRTFSIHFNNQNPVVINTKQNFQPFQNDNILPIRPDQIQLRKLRNQYSKNGLLGKVRHIQFQGRELMYSVQVEEYQLEIMTNTYTHFEYGEDVEVELLV; the protein is encoded by the coding sequence ATGAATCAATGTGTACATATTAAAGGGATTTGTAAGCATTATGGAAAAGTGGAAGCTTTGCGTCAGATTGATCTGAGTATCATGGACGGCGAGTTTGTCGCATTATTGGGACCAAGCGGTTGTGGCAAGACGACATTATTGCGTTTGATTGCAGGATTTGATCAGCCCAATGATGGGGAAATATGGCTGCATGGTGAACGAGTCGCAACAAAATTCTCTATAAAACCACCTGAGTTTCGGCAAATTGGAATGGTTTTTCAATCCTTTGCACTTTGGCCGCATATGAACGTGTATGAAAATGTGGTTTTTCCGTTGCATTATCAGCCGAATGTGTTAGAAGAGTATAAAAGAAATATCCGAAAACGTGTACAGGAGATATTGGAGTTGGTCGGGCTTGGAGGATTTGAAAAGCGTTTTCCTAGTCAGCTGTCAGGTGGGCAACGACAACGTGTAGCAGTGGCGCGCGCGATTGTGTTTAATCCCGCTCTTTTATTAATGGATGAACCTCTAAGCAGCTTGGATGCCGAATTGCGGATTCAAATGCGCAAGGAAATTCAAGATATTCACCGCAATTTGGGAACTGCAATTATTTATGTTACACATGATCAGTCAGAAGCATTAGCAATGGCGAATCGAGTTGTTGTTATGAAAGAGGGAGCAATTGAACAAGTAGGGAGCCCAAATGAAATTTATTTTTCACCAAAAACTCCGTTTGTGGCAAAGTTTGTGGGCCAATCCAACTTTCTTAAAGGGGAATGGCTGGATTCTCGTACGTTTTCTATTCATTTCAATAATCAAAATCCGGTTGTGATCAATACAAAACAAAACTTTCAACCGTTTCAAAACGATAATATTTTGCCGATTCGACCAGATCAGATTCAATTGCGAAAGCTAAGAAATCAATATTCGAAGAATGGATTATTGGGCAAGGTGCGGCATATTCAATTTCAAGGCAGAGAACTTATGTATTCGGTACAAGTGGAAGAGTATCAGCTGGAAATCATGACAAACACGTATACTCATTTCGAATATGGTGAAGATGTTGAGGTGGAGCTGCTAGTATAA
- a CDS encoding ABC transporter permease, protein MKLILPRVSICRMCKWILLILIGFLFVYPFIKLVFLSFQTKQGIGLANYLEIFRDPMTWSTVKNSILVTVNSSILAIVFGGFLAWVCAYTDVRLKNWMQVFVFVPYVIPSYVMTIAWTQFIGPAGLINRWASTMAGHKMIIWDVYGLNGMVLLLALTNYPLVFLITRSVLYRIPRDLELAAKIAGARNIHVFRKIILPMALPGLAGGGLLAFISSLDNFGIPSFLGIPKGISVLSTFIYEQVVGYNSNNFAKAAVLSIILGIIALLGTAVQWFLVRNSKTDQTFSEDRSIRFSFGKYRLIIEIGIWLFFLVTSVFPLLAMIQTALIKAYGLPFTLKNLTWSNFTFILQNNDASQNAIKNSLMLACATALLCVLIGTVFAYWRVKKPTLLAKAMEWAITLPYAIPGMVLSLSLILTWSEPISGWKPGIYGTTWMIFIAYMTRFLVLQIRTSSASILQVGEEVEEAASIHGGRWLTRWKKILVPLYSPGIVTGACLVFLTSLSELTVSSLLWSAGNETIGVVIFNFEQEGSTTYSTAFSTLIVLAILVFIVTGSLVKKFWIRRVKL, encoded by the coding sequence ATGAAACTAATTTTACCACGGGTATCAATCTGTCGAATGTGTAAATGGATTTTGTTGATTTTGATTGGATTCTTATTTGTTTATCCTTTCATAAAGCTAGTATTTTTAAGTTTTCAGACAAAACAAGGAATTGGGTTGGCAAATTATTTGGAGATTTTTCGTGATCCTATGACTTGGTCAACTGTTAAAAACTCAATTCTTGTAACAGTGAATTCATCAATACTTGCTATCGTTTTTGGGGGATTTTTGGCGTGGGTTTGCGCGTATACGGACGTACGGCTTAAAAACTGGATGCAAGTATTTGTATTTGTTCCGTATGTGATTCCATCCTATGTCATGACAATCGCGTGGACACAGTTTATAGGTCCAGCCGGTCTCATAAACCGGTGGGCCTCCACTATGGCAGGCCATAAAATGATTATATGGGATGTTTATGGATTAAACGGAATGGTTCTATTGTTAGCTCTCACGAATTATCCGCTCGTATTTTTAATCACTCGTTCAGTCCTTTATCGAATTCCCAGGGATCTAGAGTTGGCTGCCAAAATAGCAGGTGCCAGAAACATACATGTGTTCCGGAAAATCATACTCCCAATGGCGCTGCCTGGTCTAGCCGGTGGTGGATTGCTTGCGTTTATTTCAAGTTTAGATAATTTTGGTATACCTTCCTTTTTAGGGATTCCAAAAGGAATTTCCGTATTAAGTACGTTCATCTATGAACAAGTGGTCGGATATAATTCGAACAACTTTGCGAAAGCAGCTGTTTTATCCATCATACTGGGAATCATTGCTTTGCTCGGAACAGCTGTTCAGTGGTTTCTGGTACGAAACTCCAAAACGGATCAAACTTTTAGCGAAGATCGTTCCATACGTTTTTCATTTGGAAAATACAGACTGATAATCGAGATAGGCATCTGGCTGTTTTTCCTAGTCACAAGTGTATTTCCTCTACTGGCAATGATACAGACAGCATTGATCAAAGCATATGGACTCCCTTTCACATTAAAAAACCTCACATGGTCAAATTTTACTTTTATTCTACAAAATAATGATGCATCGCAAAATGCGATTAAAAATAGTCTTATGCTGGCATGTGCCACAGCTTTGCTCTGTGTATTGATTGGAACAGTCTTTGCATATTGGCGAGTGAAAAAGCCGACTTTGCTTGCAAAGGCAATGGAATGGGCGATTACGTTGCCGTACGCAATACCTGGAATGGTTTTGTCGTTGTCTTTGATTTTGACTTGGAGTGAGCCTATCTCTGGATGGAAACCTGGAATATACGGCACGACCTGGATGATTTTTATTGCTTATATGACCCGTTTTTTGGTTTTGCAAATTCGAACCAGTTCAGCATCTATATTGCAGGTCGGCGAGGAAGTGGAAGAAGCCGCAAGCATACATGGCGGCAGATGGCTCACCAGATGGAAAAAAATATTAGTTCCTTTGTATTCACCAGGAATTGTGACAGGAGCATGTTTGGTATTTTTAACATCACTATCAGAACTGACAGTTTCATCATTGCTATGGTCAGCAGGAAATGAAACGATTGGTGTCGTTATATTTAATTTTGAACAAGAAGGTTCGACAACCTATAGTACAGCATTCTCTACTTTGATTGTGCTTGCAATCCTGGTTTTCATTGTGACCGGATCTCTTGTCAAAAAATTCTGGATCAGGAGAGTCAAGCTATGA
- a CDS encoding ABC transporter substrate-binding protein yields the protein MKSMLGKKAVLLLTVSGVAVSLVACGANPTTQSKDSASAASEPSGTLHFYTSQPDADAAALVKAFNKKYPNVKVETFRSGTEEVVSKLLAESKANNVQADVLLMADAPTFVRLKKQGLLMSYKSKEGSGIPANLKDPGGDYYGTKIMATVLMVNTNDVKSLPSSWKVLTDPKTSGKSIMPSPLYSGAAAYNVGVFSRQSDFGWDFFKQLANNKVTVSKGNGSVLKSVASGEKDYGMIVDFMAAKAKKQGSPVDFVYPSEGVPVITEPVAITKATKNPIAAKAFEDFILSSAGQKVEASRGYTPIRQGIKAPEGLKTIDQIKIISANPDQLETTREADKKKFGEIISGK from the coding sequence ATGAAGTCAATGCTTGGAAAAAAAGCAGTTTTGTTACTTACAGTATCAGGTGTTGCAGTAAGCTTGGTGGCATGTGGTGCAAATCCTACCACGCAATCCAAAGATTCCGCTTCTGCTGCGTCAGAACCAAGTGGTACCCTACATTTTTATACATCTCAACCGGATGCTGATGCGGCTGCACTAGTCAAAGCGTTTAATAAAAAATACCCGAATGTCAAGGTTGAAACGTTCCGATCCGGTACAGAAGAGGTTGTAAGTAAACTGCTTGCAGAATCAAAAGCAAATAACGTTCAAGCAGATGTATTGCTTATGGCAGATGCTCCAACGTTTGTTCGTCTCAAAAAACAGGGTTTGTTGATGTCATATAAATCTAAGGAAGGATCGGGTATCCCTGCAAATTTGAAAGATCCAGGCGGAGATTATTATGGTACAAAAATTATGGCAACAGTATTGATGGTCAATACAAATGATGTAAAAAGCTTGCCAAGCAGCTGGAAGGTTCTGACGGATCCCAAAACCTCAGGCAAAAGCATTATGCCTAGCCCGTTATATTCTGGTGCTGCAGCATATAACGTAGGAGTCTTTTCAAGGCAGTCAGATTTCGGTTGGGATTTCTTTAAGCAGCTTGCGAACAATAAAGTTACAGTTTCAAAGGGGAATGGCAGTGTATTAAAGAGTGTTGCCAGTGGTGAAAAAGACTATGGCATGATTGTGGACTTTATGGCAGCAAAGGCAAAAAAACAAGGTTCACCAGTAGACTTCGTGTATCCATCTGAGGGGGTTCCCGTCATTACGGAGCCGGTAGCCATTACGAAAGCAACCAAGAATCCAATTGCCGCAAAAGCATTTGAAGATTTTATTCTTTCATCTGCAGGTCAAAAGGTAGAAGCGAGCAGAGGATATACGCCGATTCGCCAAGGTATCAAGGCTCCGGAAGGACTCAAAACAATTGATCAGATTAAGATTATTTCTGCAAATCCTGACCAATTAGAAACAACAAGGGAAGCCGATAAAAAGAAATTTGGAGAGATCATCAGTGGAAAATAA
- a CDS encoding Chromate resistance protein ChrB, with protein sequence MSWIVFIYKVPSTPTKYRAYIWRELKKLGALYLQDGVCILPNKDDVYLFIDTLSDKVNTFGGQEFTFLSTTFFKEKEEQMIQQFNDARNAEYTELMRSLLEFQENFNEKEEWEFSEIQQKKIREEFQKLLRQFQIIEARDYFEADQGRKVRFLIDTCRKILTQTQL encoded by the coding sequence GTGAGTTGGATTGTTTTTATTTATAAGGTTCCTTCAACTCCTACAAAATACCGGGCTTATATATGGAGAGAACTTAAAAAGCTGGGTGCTTTATACTTACAGGATGGCGTTTGCATCCTGCCGAATAAGGATGACGTGTATTTATTTATAGATACATTATCCGATAAAGTGAATACATTTGGCGGTCAAGAATTCACATTTCTTTCCACAACATTTTTCAAAGAAAAAGAAGAACAAATGATTCAACAATTTAATGATGCCAGAAATGCTGAATACACAGAACTCATGCGTTCGTTATTGGAATTTCAAGAGAATTTTAACGAAAAGGAAGAATGGGAGTTTAGCGAAATCCAACAAAAGAAAATTAGAGAAGAATTTCAAAAGCTTCTCCGACAGTTTCAAATCATAGAAGCAAGGGACTATTTTGAAGCAGATCAAGGAAGAAAGGTGCGGTTCCTGATCGATACATGTAGAAAAATATTGACACAAACACAGTTATAG
- a CDS encoding chromate resistance protein ChrB domain-containing protein has product MKWVTREHANVERVVCPWLIQRFIDPNAEFLFVPGDTNPNLLTDVIPFDMKGVELGHHNGRCSFESFLLKYHLESDPALVLLGSIIHGADIPIDIDITPESAGLRAIAFGFHYMGVDDHEKIKLQTPMYDALYAWCQRKVGTLSDK; this is encoded by the coding sequence ATGAAATGGGTTACAAGAGAACATGCGAATGTGGAAAGAGTTGTATGTCCATGGTTAATTCAACGTTTTATTGATCCAAATGCAGAATTTCTTTTTGTACCCGGAGATACAAACCCAAACTTACTAACCGATGTAATTCCATTTGATATGAAAGGCGTTGAACTAGGTCATCATAATGGCAGATGCAGTTTTGAATCGTTTTTATTGAAATATCATTTAGAAAGTGATCCGGCTCTTGTATTGTTAGGCTCTATTATTCATGGCGCTGATATACCCATCGATATTGATATTACTCCCGAATCTGCAGGATTGCGTGCAATTGCTTTTGGTTTCCATTACATGGGCGTTGATGATCACGAAAAAATCAAATTGCAAACACCAATGTACGATGCCCTTTATGCTTGGTGTCAACGTAAGGTTGGTACATTAAGCGATAAATGA
- a CDS encoding COG4280 domain-containing protein has translation MNVYAIGASFLGTAVEFVEALTIILAVGAIRGWKSSLLGALSAVAILSILVAVIGTPLTTTVQVFWVQALIGLLMLLFGIRWLRKAILRYSGLKALHNEEESFQEEVERQRKAGIVSPAIDRFAFTTTFSGTFLEGLEAIFIVITFGLSAKSIQSSILGGILAVVVVIGLGIALRGPLTKIPENTMKFIVGVMLTSFGAFWIGEGLGVSWPQKDVSILYMAATLCLFSWIEVAHCKRQLNTSSQSNSISIGVN, from the coding sequence GTGAATGTATATGCGATAGGTGCAAGTTTTTTGGGAACTGCAGTTGAATTTGTTGAGGCATTAACGATTATATTGGCAGTTGGAGCCATTCGAGGCTGGAAGAGTTCATTACTCGGTGCGCTATCAGCGGTTGCCATTCTTAGTATTTTAGTTGCAGTGATTGGGACTCCGCTTACAACGACCGTTCAAGTCTTTTGGGTGCAAGCTTTAATAGGTCTGCTTATGCTTTTGTTCGGTATTCGATGGTTGCGCAAGGCAATATTGCGATATTCCGGTTTGAAAGCCCTGCATAATGAAGAAGAAAGCTTTCAAGAAGAAGTGGAAAGACAACGCAAAGCAGGTATCGTTTCGCCTGCCATTGATCGGTTTGCTTTTACAACCACTTTCAGTGGAACGTTTCTGGAAGGTCTTGAAGCAATCTTTATTGTAATCACGTTTGGACTTAGTGCCAAATCGATCCAATCAAGTATTCTTGGCGGCATTCTTGCTGTAGTTGTAGTGATTGGATTGGGAATCGCTTTACGTGGTCCATTGACAAAAATTCCGGAAAATACAATGAAATTCATTGTCGGTGTCATGTTGACCAGTTTTGGCGCCTTTTGGATCGGTGAAGGACTTGGAGTATCCTGGCCTCAGAAGGATGTTTCGATACTCTATATGGCAGCAACGCTATGTCTGTTTTCCTGGATTGAGGTTGCACATTGCAAACGCCAACTTAACACGTCCAGTCAATCCAATTCTATATCGATTGGGGTGAATTAA
- a CDS encoding ABC transporter ATP-binding protein, translating into MYIELKDVVKRFGNKQVLKKISLNIEDGQFVALLGPSGCGKTTLLNALAGLADIDEGSIQVGDAIWSAPGFMLPPEQRNVGMVFQDFALWPHLSVFDNVAFGLKLKKLSRDQMKARVLEVLELVQMANYRDQFPHQLSGGQKQRVAIARALAPRPTLMLMDEPLSSLDAKLREQMRWDLLGLIRKAGTTTIYVTHDQVEALSMADHVVLLNQGNIEQEGSPTQLYHSPATTFAAKFVGASNLLRGKVVQKSGQSIVLEYLGVSVQAVSNASVGDIATLMIRPSDITILPSLPADGKGTCLHGTIVQRAFHGITWQYRVDVEGKFEIEVWNSEERSMGAKVNMWLPVERCREVAETNTFAMAAS; encoded by the coding sequence GTGTATATAGAGTTGAAAGACGTGGTAAAACGATTCGGTAACAAGCAGGTACTAAAGAAGATATCCCTAAATATAGAGGATGGACAATTTGTTGCTTTGCTTGGTCCATCAGGCTGCGGAAAGACTACGTTGCTCAATGCTTTGGCCGGATTGGCTGACATCGATGAGGGATCGATTCAGGTAGGTGATGCGATCTGGTCCGCGCCTGGGTTTATGCTGCCCCCTGAACAAAGGAATGTTGGAATGGTATTTCAGGATTTTGCACTTTGGCCGCATCTTAGCGTGTTTGACAACGTTGCGTTTGGTCTTAAGTTAAAAAAGCTTTCTCGAGATCAAATGAAGGCACGTGTGTTAGAAGTGCTGGAATTGGTACAAATGGCAAATTACCGGGATCAGTTCCCTCATCAACTATCTGGTGGACAAAAGCAACGCGTGGCGATCGCACGCGCTCTTGCTCCGCGCCCAACCTTGATGTTGATGGATGAACCTCTGTCAAGTCTTGATGCTAAATTACGCGAACAAATGCGTTGGGACTTATTAGGTTTGATACGAAAAGCAGGTACTACTACCATTTACGTAACACACGATCAGGTAGAGGCGCTAAGCATGGCTGATCACGTTGTTCTGTTAAATCAAGGGAATATCGAGCAAGAGGGTTCACCAACACAACTCTACCATTCTCCAGCAACTACATTTGCAGCAAAATTTGTTGGCGCATCGAATTTGCTTCGTGGAAAAGTGGTTCAAAAGTCGGGCCAGTCGATTGTGTTGGAATACTTGGGGGTAAGCGTTCAAGCAGTTTCGAATGCATCTGTAGGAGATATTGCTACACTAATGATTCGTCCAAGTGATATTACAATTCTTCCATCTTTACCTGCAGACGGGAAGGGAACTTGTTTACACGGTACGATTGTTCAAAGGGCTTTCCATGGAATCACGTGGCAATACCGTGTCGATGTAGAGGGGAAATTTGAGATCGAAGTTTGGAATAGTGAAGAGCGTTCAATGGGTGCGAAGGTGAATATGTGGCTCCCTGTCGAGCGTTGTAGAGAAGTTGCCGAAACAAATACATTTGCAATGGCTGCGAGTTAA
- a CDS encoding ABC transporter permease — MKMPLNNGSMQILPSKRLEQLRGGASAASSLLVLFILIVYPLAALLLQIVFPHIFDSTMSFLPSIQPLVQVFADKGNYMAVLNSLGIGITAAILAAMIGTITAFGSVKAAKMTRNMLNVSVWTIFFAPSYVIAEGWMILMQDGGIFAQAFGLPNGWSAWFFTRYGLIFTMALRYFPFVHMAMEPAIRNMGIEFVNAGRLLGASRQQIVWKIVLPLLTPALLAGASIAFAEGFGDFGFAAAIAPQMHIPLISYQIYSALNEAPVNYTAAASLSLLLILVTGGALWLQMLWMNRKTYVTVSTGSKGSSLPAARVPILSWIGLSLTTVALILPIGATFLESLLKSDAGGIGVSNWSFQGYIDVIKNGSDGIQAISRSFTYSLIAAVFTMGIGLFFAYKMVFRKSFATRILNMVTMSTIAVPGVVLAAGFIFAWNAKWLVPIHLVLYSTSACLAMAYIAGSLPYSIRLQVGAMSQLSPNLMKAAQVLGAKSGKILWSIVFPLVSATTVSTFFLAFTGTMFELPASSLLYPAGEPPFSVVIASKFNAFEWEQGAALTMLGLVFVFGSFLLGQYFVSRLEHRKITKQRKQNMEIKSPETEVLLPV; from the coding sequence ATGAAAATGCCATTAAACAATGGTTCCATGCAAATATTACCCAGTAAGCGGCTGGAGCAGTTGCGGGGAGGGGCTAGTGCGGCTTCTAGCCTTCTCGTTCTGTTTATTCTGATTGTCTATCCATTGGCAGCTTTGTTGTTGCAAATCGTTTTTCCGCATATTTTCGATTCAACGATGAGTTTCTTGCCATCGATACAACCGCTTGTTCAGGTTTTTGCAGACAAAGGGAATTATATGGCGGTATTGAATTCATTAGGAATTGGTATTACGGCAGCGATATTGGCGGCCATGATCGGTACAATCACTGCATTTGGCTCAGTAAAAGCTGCGAAAATGACTAGAAATATGCTGAATGTGTCGGTTTGGACTATTTTCTTTGCTCCCTCTTACGTAATTGCAGAAGGATGGATGATCCTGATGCAAGATGGCGGTATTTTTGCACAGGCATTTGGTTTGCCAAACGGATGGTCTGCTTGGTTTTTCACACGCTATGGATTGATTTTTACAATGGCTTTACGATATTTCCCATTTGTCCATATGGCCATGGAGCCAGCCATTCGGAACATGGGCATTGAATTTGTAAATGCCGGCAGGTTGTTGGGGGCAAGTCGTCAACAAATAGTATGGAAAATCGTATTGCCATTACTTACGCCAGCGTTGTTAGCAGGTGCTTCCATTGCTTTTGCGGAGGGATTTGGAGATTTTGGTTTTGCAGCGGCCATTGCACCCCAAATGCACATCCCGCTTATTTCGTATCAAATTTATTCTGCATTAAATGAAGCTCCAGTCAACTATACTGCGGCTGCCAGTCTGTCACTGCTTTTAATCCTTGTTACAGGCGGCGCTTTATGGCTACAAATGTTGTGGATGAATCGAAAAACATATGTAACAGTTTCTACGGGCTCAAAAGGAAGCTCTTTGCCTGCTGCACGTGTACCTATTCTTTCTTGGATTGGTTTATCCCTGACAACAGTCGCATTGATTTTACCAATCGGTGCAACCTTTTTGGAATCCCTACTGAAATCAGATGCAGGTGGAATTGGTGTATCAAATTGGAGCTTTCAAGGATACATTGACGTTATCAAAAATGGGAGTGACGGTATTCAGGCAATCTCCAGATCTTTCACGTATTCACTGATTGCAGCTGTATTCACAATGGGAATCGGATTGTTTTTTGCATATAAGATGGTATTTCGAAAATCATTTGCAACACGGATTTTAAATATGGTTACTATGTCTACGATCGCAGTTCCAGGAGTCGTATTGGCAGCCGGATTTATTTTTGCCTGGAACGCGAAATGGCTGGTTCCCATACATCTTGTACTGTATAGTACTTCCGCTTGTTTGGCTATGGCATACATAGCCGGATCTCTGCCCTATTCCATTCGTTTACAAGTTGGGGCAATGAGTCAGCTGTCACCAAATCTTATGAAAGCAGCTCAAGTACTGGGAGCAAAAAGCGGAAAGATTTTATGGAGTATTGTGTTTCCACTCGTAAGTGCAACTACTGTATCGACCTTCTTTTTGGCTTTTACCGGAACTATGTTTGAATTGCCTGCGTCTTCTTTGCTATATCCAGCAGGTGAACCGCCATTTTCTGTCGTAATCGCTTCGAAGTTTAACGCATTTGAATGGGAGCAAGGTGCTGCATTGACCATGCTTGGCTTGGTCTTTGTGTTTGGTTCATTTCTACTCGGTCAATATTTCGTTAGCAGGTTGGAACACAGAAAAATAACAAAGCAGAGAAAGCAAAACATGGAAATCAAATCTCCTGAAACTGAAGTGCTGCTTCCTGTATAA
- a CDS encoding ABC transporter substrate-binding protein, protein MKLTNVILPISLIMGSTVIVAGCGTNSAATSANAASAKSANSTKNDSKQTLVLYSAQGYDGAMAKAFEKKTGIKVKLVDDSTGNIIAKMEAEKSNPHWDVAWFDGDSTMQGIDNEGMLLKGWTPNDVGNYTAYGKSIISPDKSYYPASITAAAAIAYNTKLVSPSQAPKDWSDLLKPEFKNAVAMNDPSISGPTFPFVAGMLQSMGTQQGKQFFTSLKKNGMKVFPTNDNTLKALIAGQVKAVMIQDSALTSAKQKGDPIQIVYPTSGVSSLPGVIAIDKNAPNMDAAKKFVEFVLSKEGQQVMLDPKNGGGDSYFNPVIKGVQPNSARQQSGIKWVPVDPVKAAQDENAIKQWFHANITQ, encoded by the coding sequence ATGAAACTCACAAATGTAATTTTACCTATATCCCTTATCATGGGAAGTACTGTCATTGTTGCAGGATGTGGAACAAACTCCGCAGCAACAAGTGCAAACGCGGCATCCGCAAAATCCGCCAATAGTACGAAGAATGATTCAAAACAAACGCTCGTGCTATACTCTGCTCAGGGTTATGATGGTGCCATGGCTAAGGCGTTTGAGAAAAAAACTGGCATCAAAGTAAAGCTAGTTGACGATTCTACGGGTAATATTATTGCAAAGATGGAAGCGGAAAAATCAAATCCGCATTGGGACGTAGCGTGGTTTGACGGGGATTCCACCATGCAGGGTATTGACAACGAAGGTATGTTGCTGAAAGGCTGGACTCCAAATGATGTAGGGAATTATACAGCGTATGGCAAATCTATCATCTCTCCAGACAAATCCTATTACCCGGCTTCTATTACTGCAGCAGCCGCAATCGCTTATAATACGAAACTTGTATCCCCTTCTCAAGCTCCAAAAGACTGGAGTGATCTGCTTAAACCAGAGTTTAAAAATGCTGTGGCCATGAATGACCCAAGTATTTCCGGACCCACTTTCCCATTTGTAGCAGGTATGCTGCAAAGCATGGGTACTCAGCAAGGAAAACAATTTTTTACATCCCTCAAGAAAAATGGAATGAAAGTATTCCCAACCAACGATAATACATTGAAAGCTTTGATCGCAGGCCAAGTGAAGGCTGTAATGATTCAGGATTCTGCACTTACTTCGGCAAAACAAAAGGGAGATCCGATACAAATTGTATATCCAACCTCAGGCGTATCATCACTTCCTGGAGTTATAGCAATCGATAAAAATGCGCCCAACATGGATGCTGCCAAGAAGTTTGTCGAATTCGTTTTATCAAAAGAAGGTCAACAGGTGATGTTGGATCCAAAAAATGGTGGTGGAGATTCCTACTTTAATCCTGTAATTAAGGGGGTTCAGCCTAATTCCGCGAGACAACAATCGGGAATTAAATGGGTTCCGGTAGATCCTGTAAAAGCCGCACAGGATGAAAATGCCATTAAACAATGGTTCCATGCAAATATTACCCAGTAA
- a CDS encoding HAD-IA family hydrolase, producing the protein MNWDDNSHYAIMAKPEEDIYLLVADALGMRPHEALFIDDKERNTLAVDRLGCFNR; encoded by the coding sequence ATGAATTGGGACGACAACTCACATTATGCAATAATGGCCAAACCGGAAGAAGATATTTATTTGCTGGTGGCAGACGCATTGGGAATGCGCCCGCATGAAGCGTTGTTTATCGATGATAAAGAGCGCAATACGTTAGCAGTTGATCGTTTAGGCTGTTTTAATCGATGA